In the genome of Crassaminicella thermophila, the window ACTAATTACAGGTTTTTCCCAGTCTATTAAAAAATTATTCTTCTCTCCTATTATAAAGTTATGAGAATTAACCTCTGTATTGTTGATAACATGCCATTTATTTTCTATGAAATATTTTTCTTTGTTTTTATGTTTTTCACACCAATTTAGAAAATTATCAAAATACCTTTTTAATTTAGGATCCACTAAGTAGGATACTAAAAAATTCTTCAACAATCTTCTTGCTTCTAATATTCTCTCACTAAATATATTTTCTTCAACAATAAAATGATCCCTATTAATTTTTTTAAAATCTAATGAATGTATTCTAGAAAAAATATTTGCAGCCTTTTTTAAGTCTTTATCATATTCTAAGGGTCTTCCCTCTAAAAATTCCATAATCAAAATTCCATAATCAAAATAAGCTTTTTTATCATCTACATAATATACTTTTGGGGTTACACCACTCTTCTCTAATGCTCTTAATGCATCATACTCATATTTTATCTGATTTTCTAATTCCAATTGGCTTCCTGTATTCACTCTAAATACATACTTTTTCATTCCATCTGTAATAATAAAGTTTACGTTATATTCTCCTTGTGCTAAAAATGTTACATAAACATTGTTCTTTAAGTCTAGCTTGCTCAAGATAGAATTATTTTTTAAATAATCATAAATCTTATCCTTTAGCCTGTCTCTTAACATGATCCATATCACTCCAACATCTATTTACAAAATTAATTGTATTCCATGGTGATTCTTTATAATCGAATGATCCATTATCTATCCTTTCCTTTAAAGCAAATAAATCTTCTTTAGTATCTATATCCATATGCTTTGCTGCAATCCCAACTTTTAAATCCAAATTATTTGCAATATCTAATGTCCCTTCAAGAACCGTTTTATTTCCCCACTTCAAACTATCATGAAATAGTTCTGTATAAAGCTTTTTCATACCTATTAAATAATACCCTCCATCAAAGGTAGGTCCAATACATATGTCTTTATCCTTTAGTATTTCAAAAGCATCCTTTATCTCACAAACTTTAATATCTGGAATATCAGATCCTATAAGCAATACATGATCATATCCTTTTTTAAAAACATACCCTATAGCATTTGACATTCTATCACCTAATTTACTCCCCTCCTGAGGAAAATGCTGGATATATTCTGGAAGCATATCTTTTATTTTGTTTAAAGAATCCTCTGGCGTATAAGTTAAAAATATATCTATATCATCCTTTAGAAACTCAAAAACATAAAATAAATCTAAAAGAAAACATTTATGAATCTCTGCACATTCTCTCCCTGTTAAAATTTCCATAAGTCGGGTTTTGGTTTTTCCTGGAATTGGTATTCTTGTCATTAAAATAAGCGCCTTCACTACCTCGCCTCCCTATATAGTTTGCTTAACTGATTAGGGGACATTCCACATATAAATAGTATTTTTATTTTTTGCATCAGTAAAAAAGTTCTAAACTGTCCTCCTATCTTAAACCGCCTAGCAGATGTCCCAATAGAGCTCTTAACCATTTTCATTTTCCCTGTTTTGTGAAGTTTCTTAGATAGTACCCAATCCTCCATAATCTCTATATCTGGATACCCCTGTAAATAATAAAAAATATCTTTTCTTACAAAAATGGCTTGATCTCCAAAATATAGGCCTAGGTATTTTGCACGCAAATTAGAAGTCCAAGCGATATATCTCATAAACACCGTATCATAATCATAAAAATAAAGTGAAAAACCACCACCAATATATCCACTACTAATCGCATCTTCAATATTTTTTAAGGAATCAGAAGAAATCTTTGAATCAGAATGAACAAACCATAAAATATTTCCCTTAGCTTTTTTGGCTCCTGCATTCATCTGATTTGCTCTGCCCTTTTTACTCTTTACAATCTCTGCATACGCCGAAGCAATCTCAACCGTCTTATCCTTACTTCCTCCATCAACAACAATTATTTCTTTATCTCCTTCTAACCTGTTTATTTGCTTTAACAAATCCTCTATGCTTTTTTCTTCATTTAACACAGGGATTATAATTGATATCATATTATCACCTTTTTCTTTTTGGTTGAGCTTTTCATGACTTACCTATTCTCATAAAAAACAGCCTTATCGACATCGATCTTTAAAGAAACTTCTTCATTTATATCAAATATTTTTTTAGTGTTGCTTATAGATTTTAGCTGAACTCCATTCACAGAAATCGTATAATAAACCCGATCTCCAGCATACCTTCTAAGAATTATTTTTCCTTTCACACCTGTAGGTATATCTTTTGGTAATACCTCTATCTCTTCAGGCTTAATCATTGCTTTGACAACTGAATATTTGTCAAAGGTTGTTTCAAATGCTCCTAATTTACTTTTAAATATTCCATTTTCTATATTTCCAACGATGTAATTCTTCTCACCAAAAAAATTTGCAACCTCTGGCGTAACAGGTCTTTCATATAGCTGAGTAGGGGTTCCGAATTGTCTTATTTTCCCCCTAAGCATTACTGCTATTTTATCAGACGTCATCAATGCTTCTTCTTTATCATGGGTAACCAATATAGTAGTTATATTTAAACTTTTTTGAATGTTGCAAATAAACTCACGCATATTTGCTCTTAGTATTGTATCTAGATTTGAAAATGGTTCATCTAATAATAAAACTTTCGGTTCAATTGCCAATGCTCTGGCTATAGCCACTCGCTGTCTTTGCCCACCAGACAATTCATTTGGATATTTCCTTTCATAGCCATTTAATTGAACCAAGTCTAACATTTTTTTTACTATTTCTTTTTGTTTCAATTTTTTAACCTTCGCCATTTTTAACCCAAAACCAACATTTTCTTCTATGGTTAAATGCGGAAATAATAAATATTCTTGAAAAACTATGACAGCTCCTCTCTTTTCAACAGGTACATCCAGAACAGATTTATTGTTAAATAATATATCTCCACTGTCAGGGTGAATCAGTCCTGCAATCATTTTTAATGTAGTAGTTTTCCCACATCCAGAGGGCCCTAATAGAGAAACCATTTCCCCTTCTTTAACTGATAGGTTGATATTATCTAGTACCTGTTTATGCTCAAAAGACTTTGATATATTTCTTAATTCGATTCCTGACATAGTTTCTTTCTCCTTCTTATTCTTCGTTACAAATAAAAGTGTGCTTCTGTTTTATAGTAAGCCTTAACTGATTTTTCCATAATCAATAGCACCATAAAAGATGTAATAATAAAAATAAGACTATAAATTGATGCCATCATTCGATCTCCACTCTGTATATAAGGAAACATATCTATTACAAAAGTTACAACTTTTCCACCACCAATTAAAAAGGTCAAAAAATATTGACTAAAAGAAATAATAAATACCATACTTGCTGCTGAAACAAGTCCTGGTGCAATAAGTGGCAACGTTACATAAAAAAATATTTGGATTGGTTTTGCTCCTAAAACTCTTGCTTGCATCTCCATTGAATCTCCAACAATCTCAAACACATTCATTAAAATCCGAACGCCATATGGTATAGTAGGCACAAGATGAACCAGTACAACCCCCCAAAAGGTATTTGCAAGTCCAATCTTTATAAAAGACACATGTATACCCATTGCTACAGCCACCGGTGGTACAATGATTGGTGCTAATATTAAGGTTTTAAAAAATTTTTTACCTCTAAAAGTATATACACCTAACGCCTTCGCAGCTGGTATACTTATCAAAAGATTTATAATGGTAACAATCATAGATAGAAAAATGCTGTATACTAAAATCCTTGGTGATTTACAGGTTGCACTTGTTATATAACAAAATCCCCTTAATCCAAAATCTTTTGGTATCAAGTATGGCCACGGCCAGCTTTTACTAAAGCTCCATATAACCAAAACCAATAGTGGGAAAACTAACATAAATATTAATATATACATGATTGTTTTAAATATCAAACTGTTTTTTCTTTTCATCTATATCCCCCACTATATTTTGATATTAGCTTAAATGTCTTTTGATAAAGCCAAATCAATACCAATGAAAAAAATGTCAAAATCATATTAATTACCATAGCATATGGTCTATTTGCTAAATTTGGATTCGTATATTCTATATAGGCCTCTACAGGTAATGTTTTTGGAGCCGTAGGACCTAACAAATATGGTACCTCAAAGGCTCCAAAAGAAAATGCAAATATGATGATAAAGGAAGAAATGATTGATGGCATAACCAGTGGTAATAGTACATGCCAAAAAACCTGCCTTTTACTTGCACCTAAATTTAATGCTACCTCACTTAGTTTATTACTTATGTTGCTTAAAACCGTATAAACAACCATTGCAATAAAGGGAATTTCCTTCCATAAATAAGTTATTATTATTCCTATTCCACTTTTATCAAATAACATAGAAGGAAATTGGGACTGATCATGAATCAGTCCTAAATGAAATAATATTCTTGGTAAAATCCCACTTTGAGCCAATATGTTATATACAATCAAAACAGCAACTGTATGTGGTATAATAATTGGCAGTTTATATACAATCTCTTCAATTCCTTTTTTATGTTTGCTTTGCAGTATAGAATATGCCAATGCTACTCCAATGATAACTGCAAGTATTGAAGAAACAATAGATATATATAAACTAAACTTTAGAGATGATAAAAAGCCTTTGTCTGTTAATATTTCCATATAGTATTTCAAAGTAAAATCCTTTAATCCTATTGCAGGGAAATAACCAAAGCTTTGGGCAAGTCCCATAGCCAGTCCAAATGTAAATATACCTAAAATAATTGTCATAACTGGTATAAGTAATAGATAAGGTTTTAATTTTGTATTCAATGCTTTACTCACCTTCTGTAGGTATATTTTCTATCCAAATTTCCTCAATGATAGGTATTAATTTTGCTGGTATTTCAGGAAGCCTATGACTTAATAGGTAATCTTGAGGCAAAACACCCTTTCCAATTTTTATCGCTTCAAATACCTTTTTTTCATCTTCAGTCAATTTCTGATAATCTAAGACTGGTAAGTCTCCCCAGTTTTCTGGATTATATTTTGATGCTTGGGCTTGTACACTAAGAATAAAATTAATCACTACTAATGCGCCAGCCTTATTAGGGGCATTCTTTGGTACTGCTAAAAAATGTGTATTTCCTATTGTTCCTTTTTCAAATACAAAGGTATTTGTTGTCTCTGGAAATTCTCCTGTTATGATCTTTCCTGCAACTGAGTTTGGATTATATGTCATACTCATAATGACTTCATTATCTGAATACATATTATCTAATTGAGCAATTGTAGCAGGATAAGTCTTTCCTTCCTTCCAAAGATAAGGTTTTAACGTTTTTAAATAATCAATTGCTGGCTCAATAGCCTTT includes:
- a CDS encoding aminoglycoside phosphotransferase family protein codes for the protein MLRDRLKDKIYDYLKNNSILSKLDLKNNVYVTFLAQGEYNVNFIITDGMKKYVFRVNTGSQLELENQIKYEYDALRALEKSGVTPKVYYVDDKKAYFDYGILIMEFLEGRPLEYDKDLKKAANIFSRIHSLDFKKINRDHFIVEENIFSERILEARRLLKNFLVSYLVDPKLKRYFDNFLNWCEKHKNKEKYFIENKWHVINNTEVNSHNFIIGEKNNFLIDWEKPVISDPCQDLTQFLAKTTTLWKANYILSEEEIESFFQEYVNSLCIPDDHIRERVRLYTPYLYLRALSWCAYAWLEYQNPNKDIQNMDTIRKIEEYLDIEFMNGLLKEYNICG
- a CDS encoding TIGR04282 family arsenosugar biosynthesis glycosyltransferase, producing MKALILMTRIPIPGKTKTRLMEILTGRECAEIHKCFLLDLFYVFEFLKDDIDIFLTYTPEDSLNKIKDMLPEYIQHFPQEGSKLGDRMSNAIGYVFKKGYDHVLLIGSDIPDIKVCEIKDAFEILKDKDICIGPTFDGGYYLIGMKKLYTELFHDSLKWGNKTVLEGTLDIANNLDLKVGIAAKHMDIDTKEDLFALKERIDNGSFDYKESPWNTINFVNRCWSDMDHVKRQAKG
- a CDS encoding TIGR04283 family arsenosugar biosynthesis glycosyltransferase, translated to MISIIIPVLNEEKSIEDLLKQINRLEGDKEIIVVDGGSKDKTVEIASAYAEIVKSKKGRANQMNAGAKKAKGNILWFVHSDSKISSDSLKNIEDAISSGYIGGGFSLYFYDYDTVFMRYIAWTSNLRAKYLGLYFGDQAIFVRKDIFYYLQGYPDIEIMEDWVLSKKLHKTGKMKMVKSSIGTSARRFKIGGQFRTFLLMQKIKILFICGMSPNQLSKLYREAR
- a CDS encoding ABC transporter ATP-binding protein is translated as MSGIELRNISKSFEHKQVLDNINLSVKEGEMVSLLGPSGCGKTTTLKMIAGLIHPDSGDILFNNKSVLDVPVEKRGAVIVFQEYLLFPHLTIEENVGFGLKMAKVKKLKQKEIVKKMLDLVQLNGYERKYPNELSGGQRQRVAIARALAIEPKVLLLDEPFSNLDTILRANMREFICNIQKSLNITTILVTHDKEEALMTSDKIAVMLRGKIRQFGTPTQLYERPVTPEVANFFGEKNYIVGNIENGIFKSKLGAFETTFDKYSVVKAMIKPEEIEVLPKDIPTGVKGKIILRRYAGDRVYYTISVNGVQLKSISNTKKIFDINEEVSLKIDVDKAVFYENR
- a CDS encoding ABC transporter permease; this encodes MKRKNSLIFKTIMYILIFMLVFPLLVLVIWSFSKSWPWPYLIPKDFGLRGFCYITSATCKSPRILVYSIFLSMIVTIINLLISIPAAKALGVYTFRGKKFFKTLILAPIIVPPVAVAMGIHVSFIKIGLANTFWGVVLVHLVPTIPYGVRILMNVFEIVGDSMEMQARVLGAKPIQIFFYVTLPLIAPGLVSAASMVFIISFSQYFLTFLIGGGKVVTFVIDMFPYIQSGDRMMASIYSLIFIITSFMVLLIMEKSVKAYYKTEAHFYL
- a CDS encoding ABC transporter permease; amino-acid sequence: MNTKLKPYLLLIPVMTIILGIFTFGLAMGLAQSFGYFPAIGLKDFTLKYYMEILTDKGFLSSLKFSLYISIVSSILAVIIGVALAYSILQSKHKKGIEEIVYKLPIIIPHTVAVLIVYNILAQSGILPRILFHLGLIHDQSQFPSMLFDKSGIGIIITYLWKEIPFIAMVVYTVLSNISNKLSEVALNLGASKRQVFWHVLLPLVMPSIISSFIIIFAFSFGAFEVPYLLGPTAPKTLPVEAYIEYTNPNLANRPYAMVINMILTFFSLVLIWLYQKTFKLISKYSGGYR